GCCCGTGTTCGACGGGATCGCTAACTCGGTCGCCTATTCGGACGCGATCATCCTCGATCTGCGGCGCAACCACGGCGGCGATCCGGCGGCGATCGCGCGATTGCTCAGCCACTTTCTCCCGCCGAAGACGCACCTGAACGACTTCGTCGCCCGCGGCGACGGCGACGCGAAGGTCGCGGAGTCGACGTACACCGAGGACGTGCCGGGACCGCGGATCACCGCGCCGCTGTACGTGCTCACCTCGGGAGAGACGTTCTCGGGCGGCGAAGAGTGCGCGTACGACGTGCAAGCGCTCAAGCGCGGCACGCTGATCGGCGCGGTCACCGGTGGCGGCGCGAACCCCGGCGACATGCGGCGGATCGACGACCACTTCGCGATCTTCGTCCCCGACGAGCGCGCGCGGAACCCGATCACGCAGACGAACTGGGAAGGCGTCGGCGTGAAGCCCGATCAGGCGGTGCCGCGCGAGCGCGCGCTGGCGGTCGCGTACCAGGCCGCGCTCGACGCGAAGCTGCGCGACCCTGCGCTCCTCACCGCGCAGCGCGACGCGCTACAGAAGCTGCGCGCCAAGGTCGACACGATGAGCGACGCGGAGATCTTCGCGCTCTAAGCTTCTTCTCACGGCGAGAGGCGTTCCAGCGTCCAGCCGTCGTCGGCGCGGACGTAGGCGATGCGGTCGTGCACGCGGTTGGGACGGCCTTGCCAGAACTCGAAGCGATCCGGCACGACCCGGTAGCCGCCCCAGAACGGCGGGCGCGGGACCTCGCCGGGAAAGCGCAGATCGGTTTCCGCGATCGCACGCTGCAGCGTCTCGCGGTCCGGCACGGCGGCGCTCTGGCGCGACGCCCACGCGCTCAGCCGGTGGCCGCGCGGGCGCGTCGCGAAGTAGGCGTCGCTCTCGACGTCCAGGACGCGCTCGACCGCCCCTTCGATTCGCACCTGCCGCTCCAGCGCGCCCCACCAGAACAGCAACGCGGCGTGCGGGCGCGCTGCGAGCTCTTCGCCTTTGCGGCTCTCGTAGTTGGTGAAGAACACGAAGCCGCGCGCGTCCCACTGCCGCAGCAGCACGATGCGCGCCGAGGGACGGCCGTCCGCGCCGGCCGTCGCGACCGTCATCGCGTTCGGCTCGACGATCGCCTCGTTCGCGAGCGCGTCGCCGAGCCAGGCGCGGAACTGCTCGAACGGATCGCGCGCGACGACCTCCACCGGAAGTTCCCCGCGCTGATAGGTGATGCGGCGAGTGCGAATCTCTTCGTCCATCGTCTTCCTTGCTACGGAAAGCGCCCGGCGAGCACGCCGCCGGCGAGCGCGAGCACGACCACGAAGCCGCCCGCGAGCGCCAGCGGGAGCGCGGCGTCGATGCGCTTCTTCTCCGTCGTCGTGCTGTTGGCGAGCGCGGCGAGGTGCGCGCGCAGCGTCCCGGCGTCGTTCGCGCGCGCGTACGCGCCGTGGCCGGACGCGGCGATCTGGCGCAGCGCGTCCTCGTCGATCGTCGCCTCTTCGTTCGTGCCGGGGACGAACTGGCCGCTGTTGGTCCCGATGCCGACCGTGTCGATCTCGATCCCGTTCGCGCCGATCTGCTGCGCCGCTTGCAGCGGGTCGATTCCCAGGTTGTTCACGCCGTCGGTGATGAGCACGATCGCGCGTTTGCCGGAGGCTGGAAGCTGCCGCGCCGCCGCGGCGAGGGCGTCGCCGATCGCGGTCCCGCCGTTCGGCGGCGGGATGCGCCCGATCGCGTCGCGCACCGCGTCCTTGTCGTCGGTGAGCGGCTGCACGACCCCGGCACCGCTCGAGAACGCGACGATCGCCAGCCGCGTGCCGTCGGGGACGCCGTCGGTGAACGCGCGCACCGCCGCGGCCGCTGCGTCAGCGCGCGACGGAGCGACGTCGGTGGAGCGCATCGAGCCCGACGTGTCGACGCACAGCACGACTGCCCCGCCCCGTACGGGGACGTTGGCGACGAACCGCGGGCCCGCGAGCGCGCCGCCGAACGCGACGATCCCCGCCGCGCAGGCGAGCGCGATCGCGCGCGCCGGATCGAAGCCCGGCTTCGTCGCCGACTCGAAGAACGCCAGATCGCTGTACGCGAGCGCCGACGCGCTCGCGCGCTGCGCGGCGACGTGCGCCGCCCACAGAAACGCCGCCGCCAGCGCGATCCCGAGCAGCAGCCACAGCGGATGCGCGAGGGTCATGCCGGAAGCCCGAACGCGCGCAGCAGCGAGCCGCGGCCGTCGCGCTCGTCGAGCCCGCCGACCCGCCAGCCGGCGGCCTCAAAGCGTTCGTGCAAAGCCGCTTCGCGAGCGCGCGACGCATCGCGGTACCGCGTGCGCGCGCGAGCATCGACGAAGACGCGGCGCACGCGGCCGCTCTCCGCGTCGCGCAGGGGCACGAAGCCGCGCAGCGGGAGCTCGTCGCGCCACGGGTCGCGCGCCAGCAGCACCGTCGCGTCGAAGCGCAGCGCGGCACGGGCGAGCGTCTCGTCGTCGGGGAGATCGAAGCCGTCGGCGATCGCGAGCAGCGAGGCGCCGCGGGGCAGCGCGCGCAGCGCGATCGATAGCGCAGTCTGGAACCGGAACGGTTCGGCGGCGTGGACGAGCGGTGCGGCGCGGCGGTCGTGGACGACGCGCTCGTCGACGATCCGCGCCGCGCGGTCCTCGCCTTCGAGCGCGTGGAACCACGCGCGCACTGCTTCGTCGGCCGCGTTCGCGAGGGCGCGCTTGCGGCCGACGCGCATCGAGCCGGACTCGTCGACGATCGCCGCGAGCACCAGCGCCGTCTCTTCGAGGTAGACGCGCGTCTGCAGCGCGCCGGCGCGCGCCGTCGCGGCGTGGTCGATCCGCCGCGGATCGTCGCCCGGCACGTACTCGCGCAGCTGCGCGAACACGAAGCCGTCGCTGGCGTTGGTGCGCGCGCGCGGCACGCTGCCGCGCAGCGCGTGCCGCGGCGTCGGACGCCGCGCGCCTGCAACGATCGCCGCGCGCAGCGCGTTCACGGCGCCGGCACCGAGGCGACGATGCGGCGCACGACCTCTTCCGGATCGCCGCCGGCGATCGCGATCCGGTCGTCGTACGAGATACGGTGCCGCAACACGGAAGGCGCCAGATCCCGCACGTCGTCGGGCGCCGCGAAGGCGCGGTCTTCGAGGTACGCGCGAGCGCGCGCCAGCGTGACGAGCGCGAGCGCGGCGCGCGGCGAGGCGCCGTGCGCGACCAATTCCGCGCCGCGCGTCGCGCGGACCAGGTCGATCGCATAGTCGCGCACCTTCGCGTCGACGAAGACCGCGTGCGCCTCGCGCTGCCAGCGCAGCACGTCTTCGAGCGCGGCGGCGTCCGCGCGCAGCGGCGGCTCGCCGGCGCCGAACCGGTCGACGATCGTGCGTTCTTCCTCCCGCGAGGGATACGGCACGACGACCTTCGCCAGAAACCGGTCGAGCTGCGCGAGCGGGAGCGGGTAGGTGCCTTCGGAATCGAACGGGTTCATCGTCGCCAGCACGACGAACGGCGCCGGGAGATCGTGGGTCTGCGGCCCGATCGTCGCGCGCCGCTCCTGCATCCCCTCGAGCAGCGCCGACTGCACCTTCGCCGGCGCGCGGTTGATCTCGTCGGCGAGCACGACGTTGGCGAAGAGCGGACCGAGCACCGTCGCGAACTCGCCGCTCTTCTGATCGAAGACGCGCGTTCCCACGATGTCGGACGGGAGCAGGTCGGTCGTGAACTGCACGCGCCGGAAGACGCCGCCGACCGCCGCGGCGAGCGCGCGGCAGGCCAGCGTCTTGGCGACGCCCGGCGCGCCTTCCAGCAAGACGTGGCCGCCGGCGATCAGTGCGAGGACCAGCGCTTCCACGACCTCGTCCTGTCCGACGATCGTCGCACGCACCGCGTCGAGCACCGCGTGCGGGCGGACTTCTTCGGCGCGCTGCGCGGAGAGCGGGGTCGTCATCGCAGCCAGCCCTCCGTCGTCTCGATCAGCTCTTGCGAAGAACGATCGCGCAGCTGCGCCGGGCCGAACGCCGTGCGCTCCGCCGCCGTCAGCGCCGCGCGCAGCGCGCGGTCGTCCGTCGCGCGCAGCGCGTCGCGCAGCGTCGCGCCGGAATTCGTTCCGGCCGCTTCGAACAGCGCCGCGCGCAGGGCCCCGAGCGAACCGTTCGCCGGCGAGCTGGAATACGCGCGCAGCGCCTCGGCGACCGCATCGCGCGGCGTACGCGGCGGTTCGGCAACCGGCGCCGGCGCCGGCGCGAGCGGCGGCGCAACCGGGACGCTGCGCTGCCGGCGCACGACGAACCACACGACCAGCGCGACGACGAGCGCGCCGGCGAAAAGAACCAGCAGCACCGCGAGGGTGCCGAGGTTGAGCAGCCGCTGATACGATTCGTTTCCGAGCGGGGGTCCTTCGACGACGACCGTCACCGGATTGGACGAGAAGCGCGAGGGCTTGCCGGTGCGGGCGTCGATCGCGTCGAGGTACGCGGGCTTGAACGTGTACGTACCGCGCGCGACCGGCTCGAGGGTGAGCGTCTCGACGACGTCGGTGCCGTTCGGGGCTTGCGTGACGCGCCGCTCGTCGCCTTCGAGCTGCATCGTGCCGACGTCGGGGACGACCACCTCGTCGAGCGCGGCGACGTGCTCGCGCACGTGCGTGTGGATCGCCAGATGAAAAACTTGGTGGACCTGCACCTGCATGCGGTCGGCGCGCATCGAAAGGGCATCGACGTGCAGCCTGCGCAGTTGCGCCGAAACCGGCGACGCGGCAAACCCCAGCATCACGACGGCGGCGAACGCCGCCGTTAATCGACGCGCTCGAGCCATCGCGCGAAGAGGCTCCGCGCGTCGAACGGACCGGGAGACGCTTCGGGGTGAAACTGCACCGCTTCGATCGGGAGCGTGCGGTGCCGAAAGCCTTCGTTGGTTCCGTCGTTGAGGTTGACCATCGTGGCCTGCAGGTCGGCCGGGAGCGACTCGCCGTCGACGGCGTAGCCGTGGTTGTGCGCGGTCACCAGCACTTCGTCGTGCACGAGGTCCTTCACCGGCTGGTTTCCGCCGCGGTGGCCGTACTTGAGCTTGTACGTCTTCGCCCCGCACGCCAGCGCGAGCAGCTGGTGGCCTAGGCACACGCCGAAGACCGGCTTCTTTCCGATCAGCTCGCGCAGCGTCTCGACGGTTTTGCCGAGGTCGCGCGGATCGCCGGGCCCGGGCGAGACGACGACCGCGTCGGGGTTCTGGGCCAGGATCTGCTCGCTGTTCGCGCCGTACGGGAGCACCGTGACCCGCGCGTCGAGCGAGGTGAGGTCGCGGATGATGTTCTTCTTCACCCCGCAGTCGAGCAGCACGACGTGCTTGCGCCCGCTGCCGACCGTTTCGCCGGCGTGGTACGCGTCGGCGACCGAGGCCACGAGCCCCTGCGTTTTGAGCGCGTAGTCGCGCAGCGTCGACTCGACTCGCTCGACCGCCTCGTCTCCGACCGCGAGCGCCGCGGCGATCGTGCCGTGCTCGCGCAGCGCGATCGTCAGCGCGCGCGTATCGATCCCGACGATCGTGCGCACGCCCTGCGCGTCGAGCCACGAGCCCAAGTCCTGTTTTGACAGATAATGCGAGGGATGTTCCGCGAGGTGCTTGATCGCGGCGCCCGCGACGCACGCGTGCGGGTGCTGCGCGACCGTTCCGCTCACGCCGTAGTTGCCGATCAACGGGTAGGTGAAGGCGAGAATTTGCCCGGCGTACGAGGGGTCGGTGAGCGCCTCTTCATAGCCCGTCATCCCGGTGTAGAAGACGGCTTCGCCGAGCGCGATCCCGGTCGCGCTCAAGCCTTCGCCGTCGAAGCGCGTGCCGTCGGCGAGCAGCAGCGTGGCGGGATTCTTCGGCGCGCGGTTCATACGGCGACTTCCTCGCGCGGCAGGACGCGGCCGTGCTCGAAGACGACCGCGCCCTCGACGACGGTCGCGAGCGCGCGGCGCGGCAGCGTCATCCCGTCGAACGGCGTGTTCTTTCCCTTCGAGCGGAACAGCCGCGCGTCGACCGTCCAGGCGCGGTCGGCGAACACCGTCACGTCGCCGGGGCTGCCGACGTGGAGCATCCCGCCCGGCACGCCCAAGATGCGCGCGGGATTCGACGAGAACAGCTCGACGAACCGCGCGAGCGGCAGTTCCGGCAGCGCGAAGGCGTACGCGCCGAGCGCGATCTCCAAGCCGCTGAATCCGACCGGCGCCGCGGAGAGCAGCTGCGCCTTCTCCTCGGCGCCGTGCGGCGCGTGGTCGGTCGCGAACGCGTCGATCGTTCCGTCGAGCACGCCGGCGCGCAGGGCGTCGCGGTCGTGCGCGCCGCGCAGCGGCGGGTTCACCTTCGAGTCGGCACGGTAGTCGTCGAAGCGGTCGTCGAGAAAGACGAGGTGGTGCGGGGTTACTTCGCAGGTCACCCGAACGCCGCGCGAGCGCGCCCAGCGGATCAGATCGAGCGAGGTCGCGGTGGTGACGTGCGCGATGTGCCAGTTCTTGCCCGCGTCGGCGGCGATCAGCAGGTCGCGCGCGACGATCACGTCCTCCGCGATCGAGGGCGCGCCGTCGAGGCCGAGCCGCATCGAGGCCGGGCCTTCGTTCATCACCGCGTCGCCCTTGAGGTCCGGGTCCTCGCAGTGCGAGATGAACGCGTTCGGCAAGTCGGCGGCGTAGCGCGCGGCGTTGCGCAGCACGCGCGCGTCGCGCACGGTCGAGCCGTCGTCGCTGAACGCGACGCAGCCGGCGTCGGCGAGCAGGTGATAGGGCGCCAATTCCGTTCCGGCGCGCGCGCGGGTGAGCGCGCCGATCGGGTAGACCCGCGCCAGCCCGGCCGCGTCCGCGCGGCGCACCACTTCGCTCACGATCGCCGCGGAGTCGAGCGCGGGCTCGGTGTTCGGCATGCAGGCGACCGCGGTGAACCCGCCGGCGACCGCCGCGGCCGTCCCGGTCGCGATCGTCTCCTTGTGCGTCTGGCCCGGCTCGCGCAGGTGCACGTGCATGTCGATGAAGCCGGGCGCGACGATCGCGTTGCCGGCGTCGACGACGCGCGCATCTGCCGCCTCGAGGTGCTCGCCGATGCGGGTGACGAACCCGTTCTCGATCAGCACGTCGCGGTTCGCGTCGACCCGCATCGCCGGATCGACCAGCCGCCCGCCTTTGATCAATGTCTTCATGCTGCCACGGGGGCGCCGTTGACGAGCAGATCGAGCACCGCCATGCGGACGAAGACGCCGTTGTGCACTTGCGCGACGTAGCGCGACCGCGGGTCGTCGAGGACGTCGTCGGTCAGCTCGACGCCGCGGTTGTACGGCCCGGGGTGGAGGATCACGGCGTCGCTGCGCAGCGAGCGCAGCCGCGCGCGGTTCAGCTGATAGCGCTGCGTGTAGTCTTCCAACGAGGGCAGCAGTCCCAGCTCGATCCGCTCGCGCTGGATTCGCAGCATCATCACCGCGTCGACGCGGGGCAGGATCGCGTCCAGGTCGCGCTCGATCTTGACGCCGTTCGTCTCGAACTCGCGCGGCAGCAGGGTCGCCGGCCCGACCAGCGTCACGTCGATTCCCAGCGCGCGCATCCCGACGATGTTCGAGCGCGCGACGCGCGAGTGGAGGATGTCGCCGACGATCGCGACGCGCAAGCCGGCGAAGCGGTTGAACTCCTGGCGCAGCGTCATCAGGTCGAGCAGCGCTTGCGTGGGGTGCGCGTGCGTTCCGTCGCCCGCGTTCACGACGTGCCCGTCGAAGACGTCGGCGAGCCGGCGCGCGAAGCCGGACTCGTGGTGGCGCACGACGATCACGCGCACGCCGATTCCCCGCAGCGTCAGCGCGGTGTCGGCGATCGTCTCGCCTTTGCCGAGCGAGGAGGCACCCGGCGCAAAGCTGATGACGTCCGCGCCGACGCGCTGCTCGGCGAGCGTGAACGAGGTCGCGGTGCGCGTGGAGGCTTCGAAGAACAGGTTCAGCACCGGGACGCCGGCCAGCAGGTCGCGCGGCGGCAGGTGGTCCCGGAACGACACGGCGCGGTCGAGGACGCCGACGAGCTCTGCGGGGGTGAGATCGTCGACGTCGAGCAGGCTACGAGGCGGCACGGTCCTCGTCGGAGACCGTCACCGCGTCGCTCTCCGAGCGCTGCGCGGCGAGCACGACGTCGATGTGCTCGCGGCGGCTGGTCGGAATCTCCTTGCCGACGTAGTCGCCCTGGATCGGGATCTCGCGCAGCCCGCGGTCGATGAGCACCGCCAGCCGAATCGCGCGCGGCCGGCCGAGGTCGGTCACCGCGTCGAGCGCGGCGCGCACGGTGCGCCCGGTGTAGAGAACGTCGTCCACCAGGACGACCGTCTGCCCGGTGATCGTGCTGCGGATCTCCGACTCCGGCAGCTCGCGCGCGACGTCGTCGTCGCGGTAGAGGTTCACGTTCAGGAAACCGAGCTGCGGGAGCGAGCCGCGGATCTCGGCGATCTTCGAGGCGAGCCGCCGGGCGAGGGCTTCCCCGCCGCGCCGGATGCCGATCAAGAGGAGGCCGTCTTGGACGTCCTCCGGTTCGACGATCTGGTGAGCCATCCGCGCGATCGCCCGCTCGATCTCGTCGGGCGACATCAGCACGCGCCGCCTCGTCACCGCGGTCTGCATCGGCCCGAGGTTCGTCACCCTGGCACGTCTTGGCCTTCGCCCGGGCGCGATTCGGGCAGCGGTGCGGATCTGTGTTCGCGACTAGCGGCGGAGGATTGCGCAGGCGGTGGTGCCGATGGCGAGGAGGCGGCCGGAGCTGTCGTACATCTTCGCTTCGGCGACGGCGGTCGAGCGGCCGACGTGGAGGGCGACGCCTTCGCAGCGGACCGCGCCGGTCGCGGTCGTGACGCCGCGGATGAAGCGGACTTGCACGTCGGTCGTCGTGTAGGCAACCCCGGCCGGCAAGAGGGTGTGGATCGCGCAGCTCATCGCGGTGTCGAAGATCGTCAGCGCGAAGCCGCCGTGGACGACGCCGATCGGGTTGTAGTGTTCTTCGCCGGGATAGCCTTCGACGACGACGCGCCCTTCGTCGACCTCGGCAATCGTGAAGTTCACGAGCGAAGAGATCGGCGGACGCGGCAGCGTCCCGCTTTGAATCGCACGAATCGCGTCGAGCCCGCTGGAGCGCCGCACGAAGTCGATGGTCGGCGCCGGATCGTCCCACCGGACGAGGCGCTCGCGAGTGGCTTGCATAAGGCACGGGACATAGCGCGGAACCGTACGGTTGCGGGCAGGCGGAGCGCGCTGAGCCGCGTCGTATAACGACACCGCTGCTTTCGTCGGAGGTGTGGCGTGTCGTATCTGAACCGGCCTCGGTTGCATTTCGCCGGGCGTTTCGAGGCCGACGTCTCGACGGTCAACAACGATCCGGCCAACTTCAACAGCGCGCAGTTCGTCCGCGGCGACGATCAGCGCACGACCGACAACTCGAAAGGCGCGTGGAATCCGCGCGGCACGGGATCGTGGCGTCTGATCGCGTGCACTGTGACGGCCGCCGCGTACGCCGACGGCAGTGTTGCGCCGGACTCCGATCCAGTCATCGGCATGGCGGTCGCGCACAACCGTGATCGCGTCGCGCCGAAGATCGTCGACCTTGATCCGCAGCAGCAGCTCGTCTCGATGATTTGGGGCCTGGAGCTGCGTCTCGTCGACCGCTCCGGCGCCGACGCGCTGCGCGGCGCGTTCGAGCCCGCGGCGTTCAGCGATCTGTGGAACCGCGTTCCCAACGATCCGAATCCCGGCGACTTCACGCTCGGCGCGTTCTATCAGTCCGCGCTGACGAACGTCGCGTGGAACAACGCCCTCGACTCGCGCTGGCTGCGGGAGCTTCGTGCCGCCGTCGGCGGCGGACCGGTCTCGGTGAAGTTCAACGTCGACGGCTTCTCGATGGACTGGACCTCGCCGGTGTTCGCGACGGGGCGCATCGTCGGGACGATCGGCCCGGCGTACCCGAGCGATCCGAAGCGCTTCGTTCTGGGCCGCCATCTAGCGCCGGTCGGGCAGAGCCCGCTCAACTTCGCCGTGGCCGTCGTCGACGATGCAACGCAGCGCCTCGTGGTCGATCTCGGCAACGCGCTGCCGACCGCGACGCTCGGCGGGCCGATCGCGCCTGGCACGTTTACGCTCGCCGCGTTCGACGCGCAGACGACCATTGCGTCCTTCGGGTACGGCGGCGACGGCTGGTACGAAAGCACCGGGGGAATCTGCGAAGTCCCCGCCGACGGCACCCTCTCCGGCAATCAAGGTGCGCACATCGCGTTCTCGCCGCTGCTGTTGCTCGATTCCGCGAACGGCAACGCCGTGCTCGCCGCCGAAGCCGCCAACGGCGCGCACGTCCGCGCCGATCAGTTCGTCTACCGGGTCGACGCCGGCGAACAGGCCGAAGTGAATCTCTACACGACGGCGTTCGGCCGCACCGCGCCCGGGATCGCGGTAAGCAGCAGCGTCGGAACGCAAGGGCTCCAGCCCGGCGGCCCCCCGCTCGGGATTCCGCTGAATGCGCTGGTCGCCGAACCGTCGCCGACGGTGAGCGGCGCGAACGGCGTCGCGACGCTGACGCTGCGCACGAGCGATCCCGGAAACCCGCGCGGCTACATCGACGGCCAGATGTATGCCGTGCAGTACGCCGTCCAGGGCGGGATCGCGAACCCGTTCAACTTCGTCAGCGTGCTGCTGTGGAACGCGGTCCCGCCCGTCGACGAGCCGGCCTGGTGGCCGGACCTGCAGCCGGTGTTCGTGCAGTTCGGAAACCTCTATCCGATCATGCACCCGATCGTCGACCTGCGCACGTACGACTCGGTCGTAGCGAAGCGCGATCTGCTGCGCGCGGTCTTCTCGCTCCCGGTCGAGCACCCGAACTACATGCCGGTGACGCGCGATCTTTCCGGCGCGAAGCGCAAGCTGATCCTGCGCTGGCTGGACAGCACAGGCAACAACGGGCTGCCGAATCTCGGCACGCCGCCGCCGTCCCTCGCCGCGGCGGTTCCGCGAAAGGCTGAGGCGTTCGCGTTCACGGTCGCGCCGTCCGAAGCGGCGCTCGACCCGAACGAAGAGCGCGGCGCGAAAACCGCCGCCATCCTGCGCATCCCGGGCTTGGCGGCGAAGGTGAAGGTGAAGCCGTGATCCTGGTCGAGCGCAAACCGCTGGAAACCGTCGCGGACGTGCGGCGCGCGCTGCAGTACGCGATCGAGATCGAGCACTCGACGATCCCACCGTACCTCGTCGCGCTGTACTCGCTCGGCACGGCGAAGAACGACGCGATCCGTGATATCCTGCGCGGGATCGTGATCCAGGAGATGGGTCACTTCGCGCTAGCCGCGAACATCCTGATCGCGCTCGGCGGAACGCCGCGCTTCACCGACCCGGCGTTCGTCCCGAACTACCCGGGCGGTCTGCCGTTCAAGATCGGCGACCGCGACGGCAACGCGCTCGTCGTCCACCTGGCGCCGTTCTCGATCGAGCTCGTGCGCGACACGTTCATGGTGATCGAGTCGCCCGAAGATCCGCTGCACTTCCAGGTGAAGCCGCACCCGGCGCTGTTCGCCGCGCTCGCCGTCGATCAGGAGACGTATCAGACGATCGGCGAATTCTACGACGCGCTCAAGGCGAAGCTCACGGACCTCGGAGACGATGCGTTCACCGGCAAGGACCGCCCGCAGCCGACCGGCTTCCCGGGCGACGTCTTCGCGATCCGCTCGCTCGCCGACGCGCTGCGCGCGATCGACCTGATCGTGCAGCAAGGCGAAGGGACGAAGACGACCCCACTCGCCGGCGGCGGCACGGCCGTCGCGCACTACTACCGCTTCGAGCAGATCGTCAAAGGCTTCGCGCTCGTCGCCGACCCGAGCGTTCCGGAGAAATACTCGTACTCCGGTGAACCCATCCCGTTCGATCCGAGCGTCGTCGCACCGATTCTGACCGACGCGAAGACCTCCGACTACGCCGACGGCTCGATGGCGCGGCGGGTCGCGCTGCAGTTCGACACCGCCTACGCCGGGCTGCTGGCGGCGCTCGAAGCCGCGTTCGCCGGTGCGCCCGACGCGCTCACCAACGCGATCGGGATGATGTACGACCTGATGATCTTCGCGCAGAAGCTGATGGCGACGCCGGCCGGCAACGGCAAGACCGCCGCGCCGACGTTCGAGTTCCCCGTCCCCGTCGCGCCGTAGTTACGCGGCCGGGAGCGCCGCGAGCGCTTCCTGCGCGCGCGCCAGCTCGCGACGGTATTCCTCGAGCTTCGCGCGCTCCGCGGCGACGACGGCCGGCGACGCTTTCGCGACAAAGTTTTCGTTGGCGAGCTTCTTCTCCGACCGG
This is a stretch of genomic DNA from Candidatus Eremiobacterota bacterium. It encodes these proteins:
- a CDS encoding S41 family peptidase → LKADALSKRVTDDIATVLHDKHVRLQYSADVLPPAKPSGEGESPEEKAANQRFFRQVGYGLGRIAHLPGNVGYIDLRYFFQTPETIGPVFDGIANSVAYSDAIILDLRRNHGGDPAAIARLLSHFLPPKTHLNDFVARGDGDAKVAESTYTEDVPGPRITAPLYVLTSGETFSGGEECAYDVQALKRGTLIGAVTGGGANPGDMRRIDDHFAIFVPDERARNPITQTNWEGVGVKPDQAVPRERALAVAYQAALDAKLRDPALLTAQRDALQKLRAKVDTMSDAEIFAL
- the pdxH gene encoding pyridoxamine 5'-phosphate oxidase — its product is MDEEIRTRRITYQRGELPVEVVARDPFEQFRAWLGDALANEAIVEPNAMTVATAGADGRPSARIVLLRQWDARGFVFFTNYESRKGEELAARPHAALLFWWGALERQVRIEGAVERVLDVESDAYFATRPRGHRLSAWASRQSAAVPDRETLQRAIAETDLRFPGEVPRPPFWGGYRVVPDRFEFWQGRPNRVHDRIAYVRADDGWTLERLSP
- a CDS encoding VWA domain-containing protein, producing MTLAHPLWLLLGIALAAAFLWAAHVAAQRASASALAYSDLAFFESATKPGFDPARAIALACAAGIVAFGGALAGPRFVANVPVRGGAVVLCVDTSGSMRSTDVAPSRADAAAAAVRAFTDGVPDGTRLAIVAFSSGAGVVQPLTDDKDAVRDAIGRIPPPNGGTAIGDALAAAARQLPASGKRAIVLITDGVNNLGIDPLQAAQQIGANGIEIDTVGIGTNSGQFVPGTNEEATIDEDALRQIAASGHGAYARANDAGTLRAHLAALANSTTTEKKRIDAALPLALAGGFVVVLALAGGVLAGRFP
- a CDS encoding DUF58 domain-containing protein; protein product: MNALRAAIVAGARRPTPRHALRGSVPRARTNASDGFVFAQLREYVPGDDPRRIDHAATARAGALQTRVYLEETALVLAAIVDESGSMRVGRKRALANAADEAVRAWFHALEGEDRAARIVDERVVHDRRAAPLVHAAEPFRFQTALSIALRALPRGASLLAIADGFDLPDDETLARAALRFDATVLLARDPWRDELPLRGFVPLRDAESGRVRRVFVDARARTRYRDASRAREAALHERFEAAGWRVGGLDERDGRGSLLRAFGLPA
- a CDS encoding MoxR family ATPase, which gives rise to MTTPLSAQRAEEVRPHAVLDAVRATIVGQDEVVEALVLALIAGGHVLLEGAPGVAKTLACRALAAAVGGVFRRVQFTTDLLPSDIVGTRVFDQKSGEFATVLGPLFANVVLADEINRAPAKVQSALLEGMQERRATIGPQTHDLPAPFVVLATMNPFDSEGTYPLPLAQLDRFLAKVVVPYPSREEERTIVDRFGAGEPPLRADAAALEDVLRWQREAHAVFVDAKVRDYAIDLVRATRGAELVAHGASPRAALALVTLARARAYLEDRAFAAPDDVRDLAPSVLRHRISYDDRIAIAGGDPEEVVRRIVASVPAP
- the carA gene encoding glutamine-hydrolyzing carbamoyl-phosphate synthase small subunit, coding for MNRAPKNPATLLLADGTRFDGEGLSATGIALGEAVFYTGMTGYEEALTDPSYAGQILAFTYPLIGNYGVSGTVAQHPHACVAGAAIKHLAEHPSHYLSKQDLGSWLDAQGVRTIVGIDTRALTIALREHGTIAAALAVGDEAVERVESTLRDYALKTQGLVASVADAYHAGETVGSGRKHVVLLDCGVKKNIIRDLTSLDARVTVLPYGANSEQILAQNPDAVVVSPGPGDPRDLGKTVETLRELIGKKPVFGVCLGHQLLALACGAKTYKLKYGHRGGNQPVKDLVHDEVLVTAHNHGYAVDGESLPADLQATMVNLNDGTNEGFRHRTLPIEAVQFHPEASPGPFDARSLFARWLERVD
- a CDS encoding dihydroorotase, which codes for MKTLIKGGRLVDPAMRVDANRDVLIENGFVTRIGEHLEAADARVVDAGNAIVAPGFIDMHVHLREPGQTHKETIATGTAAAVAGGFTAVACMPNTEPALDSAAIVSEVVRRADAAGLARVYPIGALTRARAGTELAPYHLLADAGCVAFSDDGSTVRDARVLRNAARYAADLPNAFISHCEDPDLKGDAVMNEGPASMRLGLDGAPSIAEDVIVARDLLIAADAGKNWHIAHVTTATSLDLIRWARSRGVRVTCEVTPHHLVFLDDRFDDYRADSKVNPPLRGAHDRDALRAGVLDGTIDAFATDHAPHGAEEKAQLLSAAPVGFSGLEIALGAYAFALPELPLARFVELFSSNPARILGVPGGMLHVGSPGDVTVFADRAWTVDARLFRSKGKNTPFDGMTLPRRALATVVEGAVVFEHGRVLPREEVAV
- a CDS encoding aspartate carbamoyltransferase catalytic subunit is translated as MPPRSLLDVDDLTPAELVGVLDRAVSFRDHLPPRDLLAGVPVLNLFFEASTRTATSFTLAEQRVGADVISFAPGASSLGKGETIADTALTLRGIGVRVIVVRHHESGFARRLADVFDGHVVNAGDGTHAHPTQALLDLMTLRQEFNRFAGLRVAIVGDILHSRVARSNIVGMRALGIDVTLVGPATLLPREFETNGVKIERDLDAILPRVDAVMMLRIQRERIELGLLPSLEDYTQRYQLNRARLRSLRSDAVILHPGPYNRGVELTDDVLDDPRSRYVAQVHNGVFVRMAVLDLLVNGAPVAA
- the pyrR gene encoding bifunctional pyr operon transcriptional regulator/uracil phosphoribosyltransferase PyrR produces the protein MQTAVTRRRVLMSPDEIERAIARMAHQIVEPEDVQDGLLLIGIRRGGEALARRLASKIAEIRGSLPQLGFLNVNLYRDDDVARELPESEIRSTITGQTVVLVDDVLYTGRTVRAALDAVTDLGRPRAIRLAVLIDRGLREIPIQGDYVGKEIPTSRREHIDVVLAAQRSESDAVTVSDEDRAAS
- a CDS encoding PaaI family thioesterase; this translates as MQATRERLVRWDDPAPTIDFVRRSSGLDAIRAIQSGTLPRPPISSLVNFTIAEVDEGRVVVEGYPGEEHYNPIGVVHGGFALTIFDTAMSCAIHTLLPAGVAYTTTDVQVRFIRGVTTATGAVRCEGVALHVGRSTAVAEAKMYDSSGRLLAIGTTACAILRR